The Phycodurus eques isolate BA_2022a chromosome 5, UOR_Pequ_1.1, whole genome shotgun sequence DNA segment GGCTGCTGGAGTctatacaaaaacattcactgGATGCCATCCTCGCCAGAAGTGACAATGCCAACATCATCACCGACATTCGCAGAGACATTGACAAAGCTCTTGTACGTATGTCTGCACCGGTATCTTTTTGGCATGTGAGCCTCCTCGACCGCAACTTTTGGTGGTGGTTCAGGGAGTTTTTCGAGTTACGAGCTGTAGctaggttttttattttttttattttatttttttttattcactttgtgTCGTGAATCAACATTAGAacaagcgagcttcagatacaccGTAACTcgaagtacaaaaaaaaaactgggcaGGAGTCGATGCAGTtacagctgtttattgaacaggacatACAATCAAACGCAACACGAGAACACTCACAGGGAGCTGTAGTTGACCGAAACTCGTGCCCACATGCTCACACGCAGACAAACCGCGCCAAGTTGGGCCAACctttgatcagaatcagaatagtTTTTATTGCCATTGTCAGTGGTATATTCACAACTAGGAATTTTTCTCGGTCCAATGGTGCAACATAAAACATAGATGTCAATAATAACAATTCTCATATAAATAGACTAAGAAGAAGGGAAATAAGCAATGTGCAATAAGCATCAGCTGTCTATGGAACCAACCAGAATTCAGCCCCAAATGTCACTTACCAGGCCACGTTTCTTAAAGGCAAACAGACAACACTGCAGTTGTTGTTATGACTTTCAGCTTGTTCCAACATACAGAAATTATAAAGCTGGTTTATTTCGTGACATTTTCTtctatgtttttaaacaatacagtgCTAGGTTTTgtctatgaaaaaaaacataaaacaatcatggttgttttttggggtctgGAACAGTTTAATGGCATTgtaattcatttcagtggggaaaattgatttggtCTACAAATCATTTGTGTCATGAGTTTGTTCAGTTAACAAGTAAAACTCAAGGTACCCTTGTATGTGTAATCCTCCCAGCTGGGAATGAAAAAGAAGAATGAAAAAGGAGAGCACGTGAACTACAGGAGGGAAGTAGGTGAACTAAGAAAAGAGCTGAAAACCAGGGAAGCAACGGCCATCGCCCAGATTCTTAAAAGCGCCGATGTTGTCTTATCAACCAATACAGGTTAGTAACGGCGTCAAGTAGCTAGATGGCAAATGTCACCTGGGTGTAGTCGTGACAATGATCAGAAGCCGCTTGTCCGCGTCTGCAGGTGCATGTGATGACGGGCCTCTGAAATTCCTGACAGCTGAGCATTTTGATTGGGTGGTGATTGATGAGTGCGCTCAGTCACTGGAGAGCAGCTGCTGGATTAGCCTGCTCCGAGCGCGCAAGTGCACTCTGTCCGGAGACTACAAGCAGTTACCACCGACCATCAAATCACACGTGTAAACAATTTTCTTCCCATATTGGACATTTGTTCTATCATAAGTTTTAATTTTCAATCTTGCCATGATCCACATTGTTCTAACATGGTTCCTTCAGGGCAGCTTCAAAGGGCTTGTCTCTTAGTCTAATGGAGAGACTAATCCTAATGTATGGAGACTCAGTTGTGCGAATGCTCACAGTCCAGTACCGCATGAACAGTGCCATCATGGACTGGGCCTCCAAAGAAATGTACCAAGGAAGACTGACGGCACACAGCTCAGTGGAAGCACACTTGTTAAAGTGAGAAGCAcctcagtaaaaaataaatcataacattactaaataaataattatgaaaaaaaacctttagaTATTTACTGTACTCAAATGAATGTCACACAGAGATCTGCCTGGGGTCACCTGTGTCGAAGAAACCAGCACACCTCTTCTTCTCATCGACACAGCCGGCTGCGGTCTGACAGAAATGGAGATAGCAGAAGAGCAATCCAAAGGCAACCAAGgttagaattgttttctttcctgaagaaaaacaaattaggtCCCTGATAGCGGGGTAGTATACTCACCTGATTTCCGTGCAGgcaacgtgggttcagttccttcTCATtgacggcgtgaatgtgagtgtcaatcgTTGTCcgtttctatatgtgccctgatattgactggcgaccagtccagggtgtagtccgccttatgtccaaagtcagctgggataggctcacgATCACCCACAAAGCTGAACAGTATACGCtggattgaaaatggatggatgaaggacaATAATAACAGTTGCTGTGACCTTTTAAACACCATGTCTTCCGTTTCATAGGTGAGGTGGACATCGTAGCTCTGCACATTAAAGCCTTGACTGAAGCTGGGGTGAATGCCAAAGACATAGCTGTTATTGCTCCTTACAATTTGCAAGTAAGTCATTTAAGTGGGAAGCTATATCGGAAATACCACAAGGACTTTTGTCTTGTTAAATTATTTCTTCAATTGTTTAGCGACACACTTGATGTGTTGTCAGGGGCTTTTTGACTCACCAGCCAAGCATATATATTACCGGCTAAAATATTAACTCATTTTATATAGGGTTtcacaatatatataaaaaataatatataataattgcgATAATGGCACGTGCCATAtgtgtgcagccctaattttaCCCATATTTCATAATACGGTATTATGTTGGATGCATACTGAGACAAGTCACAACAACGTTAAACAGCAGCAAaagaatatataattttaacatCCATAAGGTCAGGCATTTCCTTTTCCTGACACAGTCCTCGTGCCGTAGCATTCTGTTTCTGCATTTCTGTTTAATTTTTCATCTTTGAACACTTTTAAAGAACTTTCAAGCAGCTTGGAGGTTGAAACATGAGATTGTcgatgtttcattttatttggttTCAAAAATGTGGATTTTGCTTCGTAAAACTGCTGTGCTGATTAATGTATCATGAGATTTTCTGAATGTTTTAGCTTGTACTGTAAaacctgtttgtttgttgtaagGCTGCGtgatctggcaaaaaaaaaatcacgattaatttttttcatattgtctGATCTTGATTATTAACatgattttttaatatttttttaaatagctagttttaaagcatctatactgaaaactaaagaagctagagattagttcaacattttattaaccCCTTTTGTTTACAACACTTCTCACTCAATAATTAAAACGATAACCCTGATATGATATTACCATACTTACTcagcaaataaaatacatattgaaaaatataacacTTTTCACTCAACAGTGCAGCAAATGTAAAAAACCCTAACACTAGTTTGAAGTCCGTagtatttttggaggtacaagatacaaattgtttatttaataaagTCAACAAATTTACTCTCATTTGGAACCTGGCGAATGTTAATTTCGGACCCCTTGTTTGGTACCTGTACAAGTGATGcccacaaatgttttatttttgaagtcTGAATTTTTAATACTGCTCTCATATTAGTTTGTGCAGGTGTAGCTAATATTGAGGGCAGTGAGGTTACTTCTAAACTTGGGTAACAGCTGAATGGCTTTATTTGTGTACCTCTGTAAAGGTTGACCTTTTGCGTCAGAAACTTTCTGCAAGGCATCCAGAGCTGGAAATCAAATCAGTGGATGGCTTTCAAGGCAGAGAGAAAGAAGCTGTGGTTTTGTCTTTAGTCCGGTCCAATAGGAAAGGTATGTTTCAGTTTGGTGTTTGTGGCATAGCAGCAACATATCCATCtggcccattttttttttttttttaatgaatttgacaatttttgtaCTTCTTGAATGCAGGTGCAGTGGGTTTTCTGGCAGAGGACAGAAGGATAAACGTGGCTGTCACACGTGCGAGACGTCACGTCGCCATTGTGTGTGACACCCAGACAGTTCAACATCATGCTTTCCTTAAGACACTGATCCATCATGTCACTGAGTGTGGGGATGTACGAACAGCATTTGAGTACCTACCAGACATTGTACCGCAGAATTACAGCCGTgaccacaaagacacaaagccTTGCATTTTGACCACACAAAAGGTTGAGGGAAAGAAAGTAAAAGCAGTTGAGAAGAAAACAAGTGGAAGTAACACAAGAAATggtaaaaaacatgacaaacccTTAAAGTCATGTGTATCAGTGCTCGCCGAGGAGGAACAGATTAAGAACCGACAAAGTGAGATCAGAGAGATGGTGGAAAGATTTCTGAAGAACCTCAGTCAGAGTGAACTAGACTTTCCGCCGTCATTCAACTCCCATGACCGCCTGTTGGTGCACCAGATCGCTGAAGAGCTGGGCCTCGTGCACCAGAGTAAAGGCGAGGGCAAAGACAGGTATATCACTGTCTCCAAGCATGTGAACTCAAAACCGGATCACCCAACTGCACGAGAGAATAAGGAAGATGAGCAGGAAAGTGACAAAAGTGAGGGAGCTGCAGTTTCTCAGGAGCAGGACATTCCTCAACCACCCTCAAAagaatcatcatgtcaacctcAATTAGATTTAAAAAGTTTACATTTGGAGCGAATGAATAGGGAACAGCagaaaagggaagaaaatgcTCAACAAAAGAAGCAGCAGAACATTTCGGTTGTTACAAAGAAGTCCACAGCCATTAAAGGTTAGCAGTGCAAACATCTGTTATTGTACCACTCCAAACCTGTGCAAACTCTGTTTTCCTCTTCCAGGAAAGAAGCGAACCAAAGCAGGCGCATGCGACATTGCGGCATCCTCTTCTCCGGGCGACGACTTTGACACCCTCATCAGCGCCGTGGTGAAGGCAGACAGCGTGTGCAGTTTTGTCAAGTGTAAAGCCTCCGTGCTAACTCTTGGACAGCTTTGTCTTTTCTGCAACAGGCAATATTGTCTCAGTCACCACGTACCAGAGGTAAGGCAGCATGAAGAATAGAACCTTGACAAGTAGACTGCGTCGTTTTAAAAATTAAGGTGCATGATTCATGTTTCATTGGTCCACAGATCTCccatgtgtttgggagattttgttatggtcccATGAAACTATGGTTGGCCATGATTCCAAAAGGCATgtttagtacaaccccaattccaatgaagttgggacgttgtgttaaacataaataaaaacagaatacaatgatttgcaaatcatgttcaacctatatttaattgaatacactacaaagacaagatatttaatgttcaaactgataaactgtaatgtttttagcaaataatcatcaacttagaattttatggctgcaacatgttccaaaaaagactgagaaagttgaggaatgctcatcaaacacctgtttggaacatcccacaggtgaacaggctcattgggaacaggtgggtgccatgattgggtatgaaaggagcttccctgaattgctcagtcattcacaagcaaagatggggcgaagttcacctcgtgaacaagtgcgtgagaaattagtcgaacagtttaaggacaatgttcctcaacgtacaattgcaaggaatttaaagatttcatcatctatggtccataatatcatcaaaaggttgagagaatctggacaaatcactgcatgtaagcgacaaggccgaaaaccaacattgaatgcccgtgaccttcgatccctcaggtggcactgaatcaaaaaccgacatcaatgtgtaaaggatatcaccccgtgggctcaggaacacttcagaaaactaatgtcagtaaatacagtttggcgctacatccataagtgcaacttgaaactctactatgcaaagcaaaagccattttatcaaaaacacccagaaacgccgccggcttctctgggcccgagctcatctaaaatggactgatgcaaaagtggaaaagtgatctatggtccgacgagtccacatttcaaattggttttggaaattgtggacgtcgtgtcctccgggcctacgaggaaaagaaccatccggattgttatggcagcaaagttcaaaagccagcatctgtggttGTATGGAGCTTTGTTAGTGACAATGGCAGGGGTAATTTGCACATCTTTGAAGGCACAAAAACAAAGGTAattacaggttttggaaaaacatatgctgacattcaagcaacgtctttttcatggactcccctgcttatttcagcaagacaatgccaaaccacattccgcacgtgttacaacagcgtggctttgtggtaaaagagtgcgggtactaggcgggcctgcctgcagtccagacttgtctcccattgaaaatgtgtggcgcattatgaagcgtaaaaaatgacaacggagatcccggactgctgaacagctgaagctgtacatgagcaagaatgggaaagaattccacctccaaagcttcaacaattcgtgtcctcacttccgaaacatttattgaatgttgttaaaagaaaaggtgatgtaacacagtggtaaacatgcccctgtcccagctttttttggaaggtgttgtagccataaaattccaagttaatgattttttgctacaaacaaagtttatcagtttgaacatgaaatatcttgtctttgtagtgtattcaattaaatataggttgaacatgatttacaaatcattgtgttctgtttttatttgtttaacacgacgtcccaacttcattggaattggggttgtacaaacacaacactgctcatcaacaAAGAACACCATAGCGACAGTGAatcatggtggtggtagcatcatTATTTAGTGCTGTGTTTCTTTGAACTGTGTTTGGGTTTaattagaggcactttaaaatGGTGGCAGTGTGTTCTGACTTCCATTTAGCATGAATTTGATTGGTTATGTTCGAATGCAGCTACATcccagttttttattttttacatcccctctcgaaaagacaaaaaaataataataattgggggggggggggggggggggtttaaattTATCTtggcctcattttttttttttttattcacaaaaaatggcatttaaaCAGTGGTGTGTGActtttctatccattttctatccactgGATGACCTCATAGATGTAAGACCTGGGTCATTATCTCAGTTCTGGTTCATCACGGTGTTTGATGGGATTGAGGTCAGAGCCATCAAGTTCTACCTTACCAAACTCATCCCACCATGCCTTGAACAGAAAAGGGGCCTTCTTCTAACTGTTCCCAAAAAGTTGCATGCATAGAATTGTTAAAAATTACAAAGGGAGGAAAACTTTTACGCGGACATGATTGCTTAATTAAATGATTCGGAATGATGTCCCCATACTTTTGTCGCTGTTGTATAGTTTTAGCTTTACTGGCACTTGTTGAGGCCTTAAAATGTTTGTATCATATTAGGTTCACGGCTGTGGAGACCAAGCAAAGACTCAGGCTCGAATGAGAATAAGCAAGGAGGGGATTCTTTACGCCGGCAGTgggacaaaagaaaaatccatgGACCCCAATAAGAAAGCTTATCTACACAGGAAACTGGACTCTAAACTCAAAGATATGGCAAcacagaggaaaacaaaaaacaaagagaaggaTGGTTAACAATAATAGAATAAAGTGGTGTCAATTCTGCCcaaattgttattgtttttccttctttattttaTAAACATGATACAATACATTGGACAACTGGGTACATTCATCCACatgagaaaacaaaatggaacaaAGAAGAGAGGGAGATAACTCATGGATGCAAGCACATTGTGTTGCACAAGACAAAGCGAAGTTGGTTTATCACAGGGACAACTGCACTACTAGAAAAGGCCTTACCTCACACTGTTAATGTTCACCTTATAGCCTTATGTTcagctattgttttttttttttttttttttttttttttttttgggacgaaCATGCCAGCTCAACTGGTAACTCCCATCCTGCAAGCTGTCGGACACCAAAATCCATCATTTATTGTGGATGTGTGAACCATGTTTAACAGAAGTCAGAGTTGAGGAAGATAATTCTTACAATGTCAGCAGTGGAGTCACGTATACTCTGAAGCAAAAACCTCCATTGTTTGTGctgaagagaactcatctgt contains these protein-coding regions:
- the ighmbp2 gene encoding DNA-binding protein SMUBP-2, which encodes MAVEKFVSTTLELLQEEREAEIEETRVWKENISHKELQNKGVCLLKLHIGSQSTGLYGRTVVVFEPRKYLGFSCLPSNSFGPGDIVGLYDSGGCSGTSQISTGIVRRVHQASISVAFDDSNDGLSFETEALYSLLKLTNDVTYKRMKRALYVLNGYSNGPSANLIGVLFGEAKPSSHSQPQEVKFFNANLDPSQREAVTFALSQRELAVIHGPPGTGKTTTVVEIILQAIKQGQKVLCCAPSNVAVDNLVERLARCKAKVLRLGHPARLLESIQKHSLDAILARSDNANIITDIRRDIDKALLGMKKKNEKGEHVNYRREVGELRKELKTREATAIAQILKSADVVLSTNTGACDDGPLKFLTAEHFDWVVIDECAQSLESSCWISLLRARKCTLSGDYKQLPPTIKSHVAASKGLSLSLMERLILMYGDSVVRMLTVQYRMNSAIMDWASKEMYQGRLTAHSSVEAHLLKDLPGVTCVEETSTPLLLIDTAGCGLTEMEIAEEQSKGNQGEVDIVALHIKALTEAGVNAKDIAVIAPYNLQVDLLRQKLSARHPELEIKSVDGFQGREKEAVVLSLVRSNRKGAVGFLAEDRRINVAVTRARRHVAIVCDTQTVQHHAFLKTLIHHVTECGDVRTAFEYLPDIVPQNYSRDHKDTKPCILTTQKVEGKKVKAVEKKTSGSNTRNGKKHDKPLKSCVSVLAEEEQIKNRQSEIREMVERFLKNLSQSELDFPPSFNSHDRLLVHQIAEELGLVHQSKGEGKDRYITVSKHVNSKPDHPTARENKEDEQESDKSEGAAVSQEQDIPQPPSKESSCQPQLDLKSLHLERMNREQQKREENAQQKKQQNISVVTKKSTAIKGKKRTKAGACDIAASSSPGDDFDTLISAVVKADSVCSFVKCKASVLTLGQLCLFCNRQYCLSHHVPEVHGCGDQAKTQARMRISKEGILYAGSGTKEKSMDPNKKAYLHRKLDSKLKDMATQRKTKNKEKDG